AGGGCCAGCTGACATATCAGTGTTCCCGCTGATGGCCCTGCCATGGAGTGAGCTGGGTGTCATGATGCGCCAGGTGTACACGTACGGGATCAGGCACCCGAGGGTGGCCAACGGCCCACGTCCCCTGGGACTCACACTTAGGTGTTCTCACTCTCAAGCCTGAGGCCTCGATCCAGAGCACACCCAGAATGTACTAGGTACTGGTGACCATAATACTAatatggtgatggtgatagtaaCTAACAGGTATCAAGAACTGTGAGCCAGGACAGAGCCCCACTTATGTGAACATGTGTAACGCTCAGGCAAAGGAAGGAACTGAAGGACCAacaggggaagtgacttgccgaGGCGGTAGGCAGCGGAGCCGGTTTGAAACCCAGGTCATTGTGCTTGCAAACACAGATAGCAGCCGCTCTGGTGACGATGGTGGGGACAGCAAAAGACCTGCCAAATGCAGACAATACttaatggcaaaaaaaatcccccaaaacagTGAAGTCACCATCAGTCCTTCAAAGATACTCATAATGTCACAGTATTGTCATTTgtgtgtttaaaattattttaatgatacttGCTGTTTTAAAGAATACAAGAACATGTAGTATTATTTTAGGACAATGTCATTTCATTAACTGGCCACAGGTGGGAGAAGGATGTCACGGTGGCCCCATACTAACACCTACTGGATGTCAAGATGGAATCTGAAAATAATAACACTTgggactttttatatttatagatgtCTTTTTTCTGTAAAGACAGAGAAGCAAGACAAGGGAAGAAGGGTAGAAGTATAATCTGCGATGCGGCTGCACATGCCTGAGACATAAACTGTAAAGTGAGAGGGACACCTGGTGAGAGCTGCCCAGAGGCCAGGACGAGTGCCAGGTTGGCTGGTGATGGAGGCAGAGCCCCACCGCCTGCAGCAGCGACAGCCACAGACTCAGAAAATGCCTGTGCTGAGCAGCCCCTCCCCATTCCTGACATGCAATCAACTCTAAGCAAGACAGCAAACTGGGTATGCAGAGGTTGGGTGGTGTGCCCGAGGGACACAGCCCAGAAATAAGAAGGCCAAGATTCAAGCTCCAATTGATTTAACTCCAAGCATATGACCTTCACATCATGAAATTGCCTTTGAAATTGGGAGAGGGGTGGAAATAATTAAAAACCAATTAAATGTTAATAGGCAAGTCTTATAAAAACCAAATCATTCAGGAGCTGAACAATCCGTTATGAGGCATACACAGAGATAGGAGACTGAGTATTTTAGTGAAATCTTCTGGAACATAGAGCAGATTCACTGAGTACAACCAGGCATGCTCCAGGCAGGGACACATTCTACACTGAGAGGGAACTCAGCCGTCACCAGAGAAGCCATGACAAAGCCCAGACTACAGGGAGGATGTTTTAGGGGTTGGGGTCATCTTTAACTTCTGAACATAAATAATTAGCATTTTGAAGTGACAGGATGTCACCTTATGATACTAAACAATGCTGTGTTATATAAGAAGCTCCACGCTAGCAAGAATTCTGGTTGTACTACATCTAATTGCCCAAAGAGATCAATTCATTGAAACAGGTATTAAACATCTGCATGCTGCAAATTATATGCATTGGAAGTGCATAAATGAATATGGCATGTTTTCTTCACACAGGGCTGATAAGTGTGTATAGGTAATGATAGTAGCTGCTGTTGCCAGCATTTTGTCATTGCTGCCATCACACTTAATTGTATTGTAGTTAACATATCAAGTGCTCACTATTTGCTGGGCACCATGCTGACTGAACACATACCATGTATTATCTAATAAATATGCTATGTTAAATTCATAAATTCGATGCCCAGGGCAATGCGGGGGTCCTAAGACTGCCCTACAATCCAATCTCTATCTAGGTCATTCACTTACCTGCTCTCCAAGATGattcttttaatgacttttaacAGGACTTCCTGACTTCCCATAGAATCTCTCCTTGATGCTACTGGTGCTCAGAAAGGAGAAGCCATCAAAGGAGCCCGCTGGCGCCACATGTGCTCTgactcacctcctgctgcagtCAGTGGACTGGCCATACGCACACAAAATGTCCACCTCTGCACTTCTACATTAGTTTCCATGCTTTCTCTCACTCTCAAGGGCCATCTTTCTGGAAGTTTCCTTCATTTCTCATTCATCACCAATTTTCTCTTTGTACTGAATTATTCCTTTGTCTTAATATCAAATAACTACAGCAACATCAACAACACTTTTATTTCACATGGCCTTCTAGCTATGCTCAGTTTCTTTGCTcttcttcacacacacaaaaaaaaaccctaaaacttTATACTCAATTCATCTTGTCTACTTCCTCTCCCTTTATTTTATCATGCATCCTCTCCAAGTTCGTCTCCACTGAACTTGGTCACTAGTCACTAAGTGGTCACTAGTCACGGGTCACTAAGGTCACAAGTGATCTCCATTTTGCCAAATACAATAGTCAAGTCTCACTTTTAGCTGCACTTGTAGTTGAATATACCCTCTGTCTTCTAACACTTTCTTCACCTGTgtctcaaatattatttcttcttaccTCTTCATaccctatttcttttctcatttacttCCCATTTGACCCCAATTGCCTCCTGTCTCAGTCACAAACCCTTTCTCCTAAGCAAATGATCTAAAATAACCTTACGTCTTTACATGTTTTGTACTCTGAAAACTGCTAAATTTATACCTTAAGTTCAGAACTCTAATCTGAATTCCATTTGAGTTGGCATATGGCTGAAATATCtaataggcatttaaaaattatttcaataacaACTGAATTATTGATTTCTCCTACCTCCCACTGTAGCAGTTCTCCAAATCTCAGTGAGTAAACATTTCACTTGCCATTCACTTAAGCCCAAACCAACGAGTGACCCTTCATTCCGCATTTGTCTCCACCATACATCAAGTTCATGGGCTAAAACTCCACCTAATCCagtattttgttttcatctttgaaaCCTTCTGAGTTGTATTCTTGTATCCATGTTTGCTTCTATGTCTATACTTTACACTATAGACAtagtgattctttttaaaatgtataactcATCATGTTACAACTCTATGGAAAAATTTTCAAGGACTTCTCATCTCACTCAGCCAAATTCAAAGTACTTCCAAGTACTGTTGTCAAATTACACAGAACTGTGAAATATGAAGTTTCTGGCCATGGAAACTACCAATGCTATTATTACACTCTTACACTCTCAAGTAATGTGACACAGTAGAGTTCCTTGATGCTAAATATTAGAATCTGTTCCCTTTGAGTAGCCCAGACATCCATGTATTCATACTCAGTTCTGTTCAGTTCATCCACTACTTACTGTGGTTTAGGATACAGCTGCTATACTCAGCACAAGAGATTCAAAGGTGATCATAGAACTTATAGTCATCTATCAGTGTTAATCTCTTAATAAAAAACAAGATTAAATTgtgtaatttatctttttttcacttgtagattgttattcttttactttactgctacaaaaataatcagaattttttACTACAAAAATTTGATAGCTTTTGTAGGGTTGTTTTGTGTTTAACCATGAATAAATTGTAAAGGAAACCTGGTTCAGAGTGAAAGGTTACTGCGAACtctaatatttgcttttctcCCCTATAGACGAGAACCAAGACCAGATAAATTCTTTAGCTTATTAATAAACTATTTTGGATACTTCACAAAAAGGTCTCTGTATAACAGTGAAAcatcttcctcttcccccttAGGAGCAGGAATCCAGACAGGATGAACTAAAAAATTGTCAATAGTATTATTAGTATACTTTGATAGACCAAATAATCTCTAGTGAAACAGCACACGAGGAGGTTCTTAGAGCTTTAATCTCTCATAGCATTGACCCTCTAAGCATCACTCGTTGCTGCTTTCTGAGCAGATGAGCAACAcgcaaatatctttttaaatgccCCTGTGACATCCTTGTTTCGGAGGCTATAGATCAGAGGATTCAGCATGGGTGTGACGATGGTGTAGAAGGCTGACACTACCTTGTCCTGCTCAGGGGTGTGGAATGACTGGGGCAGCACATATGTGTAGAAGGCAGCCCCGTAGAAAATGCTGACCACAGTCAAGTGGGAGGAGCAAGTGGTGAAGGCCTTTTTTCGGCCTTCAGCCGAGCGCATGCGGTGGACGGTCAACAAGATGAGGGAGTAAGAGGTGGAGATGATGGCGATGGGGATGAGTAGCATGAGCACACAGCAGATGTACATCAGGGCTTCATACAGGGACGTGTCGGCGCAGGCCAGTTTGAGGACCGCAGGGATCTCACAGAAAAAATGGTTGATGCTGCGGGAGCCACAGTAGGGGACATTCATGGTGATGGGGGTGAGCAGAAAGCCATCCAGGGAGCCACCAAACCAGGCGCCAGCAGCCAGCAAAAGACACACCTTGCGGTTCATCAGGACTGGGTACCTCAGAGGGTTGCAGACGGCCACGTAGCGGTCGTAGGCCATGAGGCCCAGCAGGAAGAACTCTGAACCAATCATGGTCAAGTAGAGGAAGATCTGGATGCCACACGCCACAAAGGAAATGGTTTTCTCCTTAGAAACCATGTCCACCAGGAGTTTGGGGACAGTGGTACAAATGAAAAGGGTGTCCATGATGGACAGCTGGCTGAGAAgaaagtacatgggggtgtggaggCGGGAGTCCACCTGGATCAAGAATATCATGACCAAATTTGCGGTTACAGCCACCACAAAAATAGCAAAGATAACTGTAAATACAATCCCTGTAGCCTCACTGTTCACCCGAAGCCCCAGGAGGATAAAGTCAGAAGATGAAGTCGTGTTCTGCATTAATACTGCCTCTGCCAGCTCCAGGGAGCAAGAAGACACAAAGACCAAAATAACACATTCGAGGTGGGAAAGGTCTGCAGTGGAGATGACACATCCAAGGGCACTGGCTGGGCTGAGATTTTCCTGGGTAGAATGCTAGGGAAGAACAAAGAGATCAACACACACATCAGAAAGCAGTAATTTTGGCTCTGTTTCTCCTTGTGGAAGAATAGCCCTTTTCGTGTTGTGTCTATGTCCTTGCAGCTATAGGTTATGCTAACTGCATAATAAAATTGATGGAGTACAGTTTTGACCATATCTGCTCTGTTCATTCTGCATTTCTTACATCCAGAAAGTTTTCCCACCCATAGTTGTGCTAAGGAAATACTGGTTGGAGAAAAGAGTGAGTGACTGATTCATTGATTTACTGAATGGCTAAGAGTGAGTGAAATGAATAACTGAGGATGTGAAGGGTTTGGACAGCTGTTGAGCCTTCTTGAATGAAATGTCTGTCCCgtcttttcattcttcttcattgtTGCTGGCACCTAAAGTTGGTCCTCCTCACTGCTGCTTGCGTGGTTTTGTTAACCTCTTGGCAGGTCTTTCTTCAAATCGCTTCTTTACTCTCTTATTTTCAAACAGCTTTCagaattaaattcttaaaaagcAGTATATGCCACTAAATTGATCCCCTGCACTGCTCCCCACTGCTACTGTGGATCTGGGAAATGGACCAGGgaggttaaaaacaaaatgttggaagCTTGAAACTATGTTACCAAGAGACATGCAGGAACAAGAAGTTAACGGAGCCACATGTCTGCTGGTGTTTACCTACACTGAGGCCACAGGTCAACTCAGGATCAGGACGCCCTGGAGCAGATATATAGGAAGGTAACAGCAACAGGCCACAGTTCAAGAAGGGATTTTCATCTCTGTAATATGGATTAAagatttcaatattaaaaaaggaaaataaaaagaaccataCATGTAGTAAAGTGCCCCAATGTTACCCCTTTAGTGACTCAAAAATCAAACATGTGTATGTAAGAGCAAGAGTCCAGTTGGGCTCCTAGGTGCACACTGCAAGCCAATTTATTTTGTCTACTCACAGGCTGCCAGACAGCCTTGGTCCCATGGTCTAGGGTTGCcacatttagcaaataaaaatgcaggatGCTTAGCTATATTTGACTTTCAGAGAGtcaaaaaatttgttttgtataAGTTTGTAatatacttacactaaaaaaattccattatttatctgaaattcaaatttagctaATGGTCCTTTATCATGCTGAAGTCACACCTGGTTTCACAAAGGTACTGTTACACAAAGGTACAAGTTTACCAATTccaatttattttggaaattgcCTCTCCCTTGCTTTGCTCCTTGCTACACATGTAACTAAGTATCTGTTTGCTTGAGAATTCCAAAGGCTAATCTTGAAGCAATCCAGGCATGGAACAGACATAGTGGGTACAATTCTCTCTCTTCTGAGAAGTTAATGCACAGTTAATCCTTAACTAGACCCCCACCAAGATGACACCAACCAGGCTTCCAAGTGGTGCTTTACTCAAGATAAGCACTGGAAGACAAACAACAGACCTATACCCTGCACCACTCCTGTCCATAGTTTCCATACCACCTTCCCCTTTCAACCCCCTTCAACCAGCCTAAGAAATTGAGGTGATTCTTTTGGATTTGAGTCTGGCCATGTTCTCAAGCTGCTGGCACTTGAGTCTGGCTTTTTAGGCAGCAGAATATGGTTTTGGTTACAGTACAAGAATTCTAATGACAGTGAAAAGTGACCAATAGAATCAGTAAAACATAATCAATAGAGTCTAATACAAAGGAGTTACATTCTAACATCAAAATTAAATTGGACCATTGCAACTTTCCCTTTGATGGACATGTTCAAATTACCCTGGATGTAGTTCAACACTATTGCCTCATTTGTCCAGCCTCCCCAAAATACTCTGTGATCAAAACTTTAAAGGTTTATGTCCGTGAGTCTTACCCTCCTGATCCATTCATTTAAGTTCCATTCCATTTCCCAAGGAcaactgaaaataaacattttttcaatattgtttaaaaatataagttagtTAATTCTAGGTCTGTTAATAGAAAAGAGATATTCTACTTAGACTCCAAAAACTTCCTAATAAAGCTAACCCACACTAAAGGGGTGAGAGTACATCTCTTCTCTGTCATATTAAGGGAATGcaaacattttattcaaaaagtataaagtagttaaaagaaaaatctgtatttctcATTATACCCATGGCTAATAGCAGCCTGGCTTAATCTGCCATCATGCTTCACCGGGGTTATCCCAGGAAGGTCTCCCTTGTATCCCTTCAGTCTGGTCTCAGCACCGCAGTCAAGTGATCTTGGGAACCTGCATCACACCGTGGTGTCACTCTCTGCTCAAACCCCTGCGAGGGGGCTTCTGTCACACTTTAAGGCCCACAGGTTCTGAACGTCTGCGCTCCGCCATCATCTCCTGCCGCCTGCATGTTCCTGTGGGCGCTGCAGCCACAGGGCCTGCCGTCCCGCCGCAAGCCACCCGCCACAAGCCACCCGCCCGccacgcccgcccgccgccgcgcccgcccgcccgccgcgcccgcccgccgcgcccgcccgccgcgcccgcccgccgcgccacccgcccgcccgccgcgccacCCGCCCGCCGCGCCACCCGCCCGCCGCGCCACCCGCCCGCCGCGCCACCCGCCCGCCGCGCCACCCGCCCGCCGCGCCACCCGCCGCCGCGCCACCC
This window of the Microcebus murinus isolate Inina chromosome 13, M.murinus_Inina_mat1.0, whole genome shotgun sequence genome carries:
- the LOC105865723 gene encoding olfactory receptor 2T11, which encodes MQNTTSSSDFILLGLRVNSEATGIVFTVIFAIFVVAVTANLVMIFLIQVDSRLHTPMYFLLSQLSIMDTLFICTTVPKLLVDMVSKEKTISFVACGIQIFLYLTMIGSEFFLLGLMAYDRYVAVCNPLRYPVLMNRKVCLLLAAGAWFGGSLDGFLLTPITMNVPYCGSRSINHFFCEIPAVLKLACADTSLYEALMYICCVLMLLIPIAIISTSYSLILLTVHRMRSAEGRKKAFTTCSSHLTVVSIFYGAAFYTYVLPQSFHTPEQDKVVSAFYTIVTPMLNPLIYSLRNKDVTGAFKKIFACCSSAQKAATSDA